A stretch of the Dichotomicrobium thermohalophilum genome encodes the following:
- a CDS encoding dienelactone hydrolase family protein, with protein MILNAQMTVSDDPSNIEEVVIEPMGLPGYLRLPAQPSGLVIFAHGSGSGRNSPRNNYVAEGLGEAGLATLLFDLLTPEEESDRANVFDIPLLSDRLVSAIKWATQDARTKTLPIGLFGASTGAAAALVAAAATQNHRVGAIVSRGGRPDMAACAFQWVKAPTLLIVGGNDPQVLQLNREAYDKLDCEKELMVVPGATHLFEEPGTLDKVIDGAKDWFTRHLAAGKAQEGERA; from the coding sequence ATGATACTCAATGCACAGATGACCGTTAGCGATGACCCCTCGAATATCGAGGAGGTCGTTATCGAACCGATGGGCCTGCCTGGCTATCTGCGGCTGCCCGCGCAGCCGTCGGGCCTGGTAATCTTCGCGCACGGGAGCGGTTCGGGCCGCAACAGCCCGCGCAACAACTACGTCGCTGAAGGGCTGGGCGAGGCCGGCTTGGCCACGCTTCTGTTCGACCTGCTGACGCCGGAGGAGGAGTCGGACCGCGCCAATGTTTTCGACATTCCGCTGTTGTCCGACCGGCTGGTGAGCGCGATCAAGTGGGCCACCCAGGACGCGCGCACGAAGACGTTGCCCATCGGTCTGTTCGGCGCAAGCACGGGCGCGGCGGCGGCGCTGGTCGCGGCAGCGGCCACGCAGAACCACCGCGTCGGCGCGATCGTTTCGCGCGGCGGACGGCCGGATATGGCGGCCTGCGCGTTTCAGTGGGTAAAGGCGCCCACGCTGCTGATTGTCGGCGGCAATGACCCGCAGGTGCTGCAGCTCAACCGCGAGGCCTATGACAAGCTCGACTGCGAAAAGGAGTTGATGGTCGTGCCGGGCGCAACGCATCTTTTCGAGGAGCCGGGCACGCTCGATAAGGTCATCGATGGCGCGAAGGACTGGTTCACCCGGCATCTGGCGGCCGGAAAGGCACAAGAGGGCGAACGCGCATGA
- a CDS encoding phosphoribosyltransferase produces the protein MTFNDRREAGRKLAEALRHYRGKDAVVLALPRGGVPVAAEVAASLDAPLDLLLVRKVGVPWQPELAMGAVIDGAEPITVRNEDIIGLANVTEGDFDAAAQRELEEIERRRKRYIGERPRPTIKDHVAIIIDDGIATGATVRAAIRGLKRKDPTKVVLAVPVAPPSTVESLREEVDELVCLEAPEMFHAISLYYREFSQVSDEEVTRILDSARATTSD, from the coding sequence ATGACGTTCAACGATCGGCGCGAAGCGGGCCGGAAGCTGGCCGAGGCGCTGCGTCATTATCGCGGCAAGGATGCGGTGGTGCTGGCGCTGCCGCGCGGCGGCGTGCCGGTGGCGGCGGAGGTGGCGGCATCGCTCGATGCGCCGCTCGACCTGCTGCTAGTGCGCAAGGTCGGCGTGCCGTGGCAGCCGGAACTGGCAATGGGTGCAGTGATCGACGGCGCGGAGCCGATCACGGTGCGCAACGAGGACATCATCGGGCTGGCGAATGTCACCGAGGGCGACTTCGACGCCGCCGCGCAGCGCGAGCTTGAAGAGATCGAGCGGCGGCGCAAGCGCTATATTGGCGAGCGCCCGCGTCCGACGATCAAGGATCACGTCGCCATCATAATCGACGACGGCATTGCCACCGGCGCGACGGTTCGTGCTGCGATCCGCGGCCTGAAGCGCAAGGACCCAACAAAGGTTGTTCTGGCCGTGCCCGTCGCGCCGCCGAGCACCGTCGAGTCTCTGCGCGAGGAGGTGGACGAACTCGTCTGCCTGGAAGCGCCGGAGATGTTCCACGCGATCAGCCTTTATTACCGTGAATTCAGCCAGGTGAGCGACGAAGAGGTGACGCGCATTCTTGACAGCGCCCGCGCCACCACTTCCGACTAG
- a CDS encoding carboxymuconolactone decarboxylase family protein, whose product MDDKLFEKGLERRKATLGASYVEKNLADADDFNRPFQEAMTAWCWGFGWGDDTIDAKTRSMMNLAMIGALGKMEEFQIHTRGALNNGVSVEEIRAIIHVVGIYCGVPQALECFRAARKVLEEAGKL is encoded by the coding sequence ATGGACGACAAGCTGTTCGAGAAGGGGCTGGAGCGGCGCAAGGCCACGCTCGGCGCATCCTATGTCGAGAAGAACCTCGCTGACGCCGACGACTTCAACCGCCCGTTTCAGGAGGCGATGACCGCGTGGTGTTGGGGGTTCGGCTGGGGCGACGACACGATTGACGCCAAGACCCGCTCGATGATGAACCTCGCCATGATCGGTGCGCTCGGCAAGATGGAGGAGTTTCAGATCCACACGCGCGGCGCGCTTAACAACGGGGTCAGCGTCGAGGAAATCCGGGCGATCATCCATGTGGTCGGGATCTATTGCGGCGTGCCGCAGGCGCTGGAATGCTTCCGCGCCGCGCGCAAGGTGCTCGAAGAAGCCGGCAAGCTTTAG
- the ligA gene encoding NAD-dependent DNA ligase LigA, with the protein MARKAVEKLSKDEAREEADDLRKEITHHDYLYYVKNRPEISDAEYDRLFERLQKIEDRFPDLVTPDSPTRRVGAPPASSHPTVEHVAPMLSLNAVHEAKEVKDFLTFLGKEVGDDAPLVLEPKFDGLSVELVYEDGVFARGVTRGDGQSGEDITDNLATIGALPLRLQNADDAPDPLAVRGEVFLPKADFQDANKERVERGEEPFANPRNAAAGLARRLDSEAVARYPLDIYVYDLLTPDTDEWSSHWALLERFRDWGFRTNKENRRVAGFEEVEAAYNDLLDQRDDLDYEIDGVVLKLDDLAARERLGTRARSPRWAVAWKFPPREEQTTIADIVVQVGRTGILTPVALLEPVDVGGVTISRATLHNAEEVARKDLRVGDTVRIKRAGDVIPEVAERVPQPGVERGPEFEMPDKCPSCGTEVVKEGAYTVCPAGIACPAQLKGHLTHYGSREAMDIDGLGEKTVQQLVERGMVEDLADLYDLSEDDLRTLEGFAETSAHNLYTAIHETTSPPLDRFLYALGIRHVGGRTARLISRELGTLDAVVSADAERLQSIPDIGPEVAQSVADFFDTERNRKVLNRIREAGVKPKEVATPEATPLDGKTFVFTGALEGFTREEAERKVERLGGRAASSVSSNTDYVVAGSDPGQKLDEARDLGVEVIDEEAFVKLCEG; encoded by the coding sequence ATGGCCCGGAAAGCGGTCGAAAAGCTGTCGAAGGACGAGGCGCGCGAAGAGGCCGACGACCTGCGCAAGGAGATCACGCATCACGACTACCTCTACTACGTGAAAAACCGGCCCGAGATTTCAGACGCGGAATACGACCGGCTGTTCGAGCGGCTCCAGAAGATCGAAGACCGGTTCCCCGACCTCGTGACGCCGGACAGCCCGACCCGCCGCGTGGGCGCACCGCCCGCCTCCAGTCATCCCACGGTCGAGCATGTCGCCCCGATGCTCAGCCTCAACGCCGTCCATGAGGCCAAGGAAGTGAAAGACTTCCTCACGTTCCTGGGCAAGGAAGTGGGCGATGACGCGCCGCTCGTGCTGGAACCGAAATTCGACGGGCTTTCGGTCGAACTGGTCTACGAGGATGGGGTTTTTGCGCGTGGCGTGACGCGCGGCGACGGGCAATCAGGCGAGGACATCACCGACAATCTGGCGACCATCGGCGCGCTGCCGCTACGGCTTCAGAATGCCGACGACGCGCCCGACCCGCTGGCCGTGCGCGGCGAGGTGTTCCTGCCCAAGGCCGACTTTCAGGACGCCAACAAGGAGCGCGTTGAGCGCGGCGAGGAGCCGTTCGCGAACCCGCGCAACGCGGCGGCCGGTCTTGCGCGGCGGCTGGATTCGGAGGCCGTGGCAAGATACCCGCTCGACATTTATGTCTACGATCTGCTCACCCCGGATACGGACGAGTGGTCAAGCCACTGGGCGCTGCTGGAACGGTTCCGCGACTGGGGCTTCCGCACCAACAAGGAGAACAGGCGCGTCGCCGGCTTCGAGGAGGTTGAGGCGGCTTATAACGACCTGCTCGATCAGCGCGACGACCTCGATTACGAGATCGACGGCGTCGTCCTCAAGCTCGACGACCTGGCCGCCCGCGAGCGGCTCGGCACCCGCGCGCGCAGTCCACGCTGGGCGGTGGCTTGGAAGTTTCCGCCGCGCGAGGAGCAGACGACCATCGCAGACATCGTCGTACAGGTGGGCCGCACCGGGATCCTCACACCCGTCGCGCTGCTGGAGCCGGTGGATGTCGGCGGCGTGACGATCTCCCGCGCGACGCTGCACAACGCCGAGGAGGTTGCGCGCAAGGACCTGCGGGTCGGCGACACGGTGCGCATCAAGCGCGCCGGCGACGTGATCCCCGAAGTGGCCGAGCGCGTGCCGCAGCCGGGCGTGGAGCGCGGGCCGGAATTCGAGATGCCCGACAAATGCCCCTCCTGCGGTACCGAGGTCGTCAAGGAGGGCGCCTATACCGTCTGTCCTGCCGGGATTGCATGTCCGGCACAACTCAAGGGTCATCTCACCCATTACGGATCGCGCGAGGCAATGGACATCGACGGGCTGGGCGAGAAGACGGTGCAACAGCTTGTCGAGCGCGGGATGGTCGAGGACCTTGCTGATCTCTACGACCTCTCAGAGGATGATCTGCGCACGCTGGAGGGCTTCGCCGAAACCTCCGCGCACAACCTCTACACGGCGATCCACGAGACGACATCGCCCCCGCTCGACCGCTTCTTGTACGCGCTCGGCATCCGTCACGTCGGCGGGCGGACGGCGCGGCTCATTTCGCGCGAGTTGGGGACTCTGGACGCGGTGGTCTCGGCGGATGCGGAGCGGTTGCAGTCCATCCCCGATATCGGCCCGGAGGTCGCGCAGAGCGTAGCCGACTTCTTCGACACCGAACGCAACCGGAAGGTGCTGAACCGTATCCGCGAGGCGGGCGTGAAACCGAAAGAGGTCGCCACGCCGGAGGCGACGCCGCTCGACGGCAAGACCTTCGTCTTCACCGGCGCGCTGGAGGGCTTCACTCGCGAAGAGGCCGAGCGCAAGGTGGAGCGTCTCGGGGGCCGTGCGGCCTCCAGCGTCAGCAGCAATACGGATTACGTCGTCGCCGGCAGCGACCCCGGCCAGAAGCTCGACGAGGCGCGCGACCTGGGCGTCGAGGTTATCGACGAGGAGGCTTTCGTGAAGCTGTGCGAAGGGTGA
- a CDS encoding helix-hairpin-helix domain-containing protein: MSEPSAQGKNDREELRENHAIAARLREYADLLKQQGDDGFRRRAYERAADVIEGLDRSLADILENEGREGLIKLRGIGRGIAGAIAEMIATGHWSQLERLQGELVPEALFQTLPGIGPELAHRLVEEGEVESLEELEHALHFGELDVTGIGPRRKRMLEATLADRLGTRVGRRAGGRAPKPPVEMLLDVDKEYRKRANSGRLRKIAPKRFNPSGEAWLPIMHARRDDWHFTVLYSNTARAHELDKTDDWVVIYYQKDGHPEGQCTVVTETRGPLAGQRVVRGREDETPESGAAA; this comes from the coding sequence ATGAGCGAGCCATCCGCCCAGGGCAAAAACGACCGGGAAGAGCTGCGCGAGAACCACGCGATCGCGGCGCGGCTGCGCGAGTACGCCGATCTGCTGAAACAGCAGGGCGATGACGGCTTCCGCCGCCGGGCCTACGAACGCGCCGCGGATGTCATCGAGGGGCTGGACCGCTCGCTGGCGGATATTCTTGAGAACGAGGGGCGCGAGGGCCTCATCAAGCTGCGCGGAATCGGTCGGGGTATCGCCGGCGCCATCGCCGAGATGATCGCAACCGGGCACTGGTCGCAGCTCGAGCGGCTGCAGGGCGAACTGGTACCGGAGGCGCTGTTCCAGACGCTGCCGGGCATCGGGCCGGAGCTGGCCCACCGCCTCGTCGAGGAAGGCGAGGTCGAGTCACTGGAAGAGCTGGAACACGCGCTCCACTTCGGGGAACTCGACGTGACCGGCATCGGTCCGCGGCGCAAGCGCATGCTGGAGGCGACGCTGGCGGACCGGCTGGGCACGCGGGTCGGACGTCGCGCGGGCGGCAGAGCGCCCAAGCCGCCGGTCGAGATGCTACTCGACGTGGACAAGGAATACCGCAAGCGGGCAAATTCGGGGCGGCTGCGCAAGATCGCGCCGAAGCGCTTCAACCCCTCCGGCGAGGCGTGGCTGCCGATCATGCATGCGCGCCGCGACGACTGGCACTTTACCGTGCTCTATTCCAACACCGCCCGCGCGCACGAGCTCGACAAGACCGATGACTGGGTCGTCATCTATTACCAGAAGGATGGCCACCCGGAAGGCCAGTGCACGGTCGTGACAGAAACGCGCGGTCCGCTTGCGGGCCAGCGCGTGGTGCGCGGGCGCGAGGACGAGACGCCGGAAAGCGGCGCGGCGGCGTGA
- the ggt gene encoding gamma-glutamyltransferase, whose translation MGKAFWLGLAIAIAVMALANSAFGQDQRAEPEAASGRAEKMLVRGQQQMVVAAHPLASRAGREMLRAGGTAMDAAIAAQMVLNVVEPQSSGIGGGAFLLYWDAETETLTAYDGREVAPRAATPDRFLDEEGARLPFGVASTGGLAVGVPGLLRMLEMAHRAHGRLDWTALFDPAIDAADRGFEVTARLNMLLRRSAERLGPRARSYFFGPQGAPVAPGRRLRNADLAETFRRIAAGGADAFYRGPIAQDIVETVRSAARNPGDMTLADLADYRAKAREPVCGPYRAYRVCGMGPPTSGGLTVLQVLMMLERFDLGEEPLNGRALHLIAEAQKLAYADRGKYMADADFVDVPKGLIDRDYLRARSERISPHRAMDRAAPGDPPGSEGVFGNGESADQPGTSHISVIDAQGNVVSMTSSIERAFGSGLMVRGFLLNNQLTDFSFRPTDADGRPVANRVEAGKRPRSSMSPTVAFADEEPAMVTGSPGGSRIILYTLKSLIGAIDWKLDAQEAVSLPNFGSRGGRLDLEAGHDWTPQAERLRGLGHNLRETPMTSGIHMIIARDGVLEGGADPRRDGMALAD comes from the coding sequence ATGGGCAAGGCATTCTGGCTTGGCCTCGCCATCGCGATCGCCGTGATGGCGCTGGCCAACTCCGCCTTCGGGCAGGATCAGCGCGCCGAACCGGAAGCAGCATCCGGGCGCGCGGAGAAAATGCTGGTGCGCGGCCAGCAGCAGATGGTGGTCGCCGCGCACCCTCTGGCATCGCGGGCCGGGCGCGAGATGCTGCGCGCGGGCGGGACGGCGATGGACGCCGCAATTGCCGCGCAGATGGTGCTCAACGTCGTCGAGCCGCAGTCCTCGGGCATCGGCGGCGGCGCCTTCCTGCTTTACTGGGACGCCGAGACCGAAACGCTCACCGCCTATGACGGCCGGGAGGTTGCGCCGCGCGCGGCGACGCCTGATCGCTTCCTGGATGAGGAGGGCGCGAGGCTGCCCTTTGGCGTGGCGAGCACGGGCGGGCTGGCCGTCGGCGTGCCCGGGCTGTTGCGGATGCTGGAGATGGCGCATCGCGCCCATGGCCGGCTGGACTGGACGGCGCTGTTCGACCCGGCGATCGACGCGGCGGACAGAGGCTTTGAGGTCACGGCACGACTGAACATGCTGCTGCGCCGCAGCGCCGAGCGGCTGGGGCCGCGGGCGCGCAGCTACTTCTTCGGACCGCAGGGCGCACCTGTCGCGCCGGGCCGACGGCTGCGCAACGCGGACCTGGCCGAGACCTTCCGGCGGATCGCGGCGGGCGGAGCGGATGCGTTCTACCGCGGGCCGATCGCGCAGGACATCGTCGAGACGGTGCGGAGCGCCGCGCGAAACCCCGGCGACATGACTCTGGCCGATCTTGCGGACTACCGTGCGAAGGCGCGTGAACCGGTCTGCGGGCCGTATCGCGCCTACCGGGTCTGCGGGATGGGGCCGCCGACGTCTGGCGGGCTGACCGTGCTGCAGGTGCTGATGATGCTGGAGCGGTTCGATCTCGGGGAGGAGCCGCTGAACGGCCGGGCGCTGCACCTGATCGCTGAAGCGCAGAAGCTCGCCTATGCGGACCGCGGCAAGTACATGGCGGATGCCGATTTCGTCGACGTGCCCAAGGGGCTGATCGACCGCGACTATCTGCGCGCGCGCAGCGAACGCATCTCGCCGCACCGCGCGATGGACCGCGCCGCGCCCGGAGATCCGCCGGGCAGTGAAGGCGTCTTCGGCAACGGCGAGAGCGCCGACCAGCCGGGCACCAGCCATATCTCGGTCATCGACGCGCAGGGCAATGTCGTCTCTATGACCTCCTCGATCGAGCGGGCATTCGGCTCCGGGCTGATGGTGCGCGGCTTCCTGCTGAATAACCAGCTGACAGACTTCTCCTTCCGGCCGACTGACGCCGACGGGCGCCCGGTCGCCAATCGGGTCGAAGCCGGCAAGCGACCGCGCAGCTCGATGTCGCCGACGGTCGCCTTCGCGGACGAGGAACCGGCCATGGTGACTGGCTCGCCTGGCGGGAGCCGGATCATCCTCTACACGCTCAAATCCCTGATCGGCGCGATCGACTGGAAGCTGGACGCGCAGGAGGCAGTGTCATTGCCGAACTTCGGGAGCCGTGGCGGGCGGCTCGACCTGGAGGCGGGCCACGACTGGACGCCACAGGCCGAACGGCTGCGGGGGTTGGGGCACAATCTCCGCGAGACGCCGATGACCTCCGGTATCCACATGATCATCGCGCGCGACGGTGTTCTCGAAGGCGGGGCCGACCCGCGCCGCGACGGCATGGCGCTCGCCGATTAG
- a CDS encoding ribose-phosphate diphosphokinase — protein sequence MRLFALKASEELGASIAGALDCALDPHEERDFEDGEHKARPLVSVRGEDVYVVHSLNGTPAASANDKLCKLLFFIAACKENGAASVTAIAPYLAYARKDRQTKARDPVTTKYVAQLFEAAGADCVMVLQAHNLAAFQNAYRCRTLHLDTRKLFTPIIKELVAGQPVAVVSPDGGGMKRAQLLKETYEAETGESAGFGFMEKRRSRGVVSGTLFAGEVKDASVFIFDDMIGSGGTMVRAARACREHGASRVYALAAHGLFGEGSEDLFASDAIDGVLVTDSVRTAVEAKVRTEKLRIVPVGPLIANAIRCLRGNGSLSDLLGMED from the coding sequence ATGCGCCTATTCGCCCTGAAAGCCTCCGAGGAGCTTGGCGCGTCGATTGCTGGCGCGCTGGACTGCGCGCTTGACCCGCACGAAGAGCGCGACTTCGAGGATGGCGAGCACAAGGCCCGTCCGCTCGTCAGCGTGCGCGGCGAGGATGTCTATGTCGTCCACAGCCTGAATGGCACGCCCGCAGCTTCGGCCAACGACAAGCTGTGCAAGCTGTTGTTCTTCATCGCCGCCTGCAAGGAGAACGGCGCGGCCAGCGTGACGGCGATAGCGCCCTATCTCGCCTATGCCCGCAAGGACCGGCAGACCAAGGCGCGCGATCCCGTGACGACGAAATATGTCGCCCAGCTTTTCGAGGCGGCGGGCGCGGACTGCGTGATGGTGCTGCAAGCGCATAACCTCGCCGCGTTCCAGAACGCCTATCGCTGCCGGACCTTGCATCTCGACACGCGCAAGCTGTTCACGCCGATCATCAAGGAGTTGGTCGCCGGCCAGCCCGTCGCGGTCGTCTCGCCCGACGGCGGCGGGATGAAGCGGGCGCAACTCCTTAAGGAGACCTATGAGGCCGAGACGGGCGAGAGCGCCGGCTTCGGCTTCATGGAGAAACGGCGCAGCCGTGGCGTCGTTTCAGGCACCCTGTTTGCCGGGGAGGTGAAGGACGCCAGCGTGTTCATCTTCGATGACATGATCGGCTCTGGCGGGACAATGGTGCGCGCGGCGCGGGCCTGTCGCGAACACGGCGCATCGCGGGTCTATGCGCTGGCCGCGCACGGGCTGTTTGGCGAAGGCAGCGAGGACTTGTTCGCCAGCGACGCGATAGACGGGGTCCTGGTCACCGACAGCGTCCGCACCGCCGTGGAAGCGAAGGTACGCACCGAGAAGCTGCGCATCGTGCCGGTCGGCCCGCTGATCGCCAACGCCATCAGGTGCCTGCGGGGGAACGGATCGCTATCTGATCTGCTCGGTATGGAAGATTGA
- a CDS encoding CaiB/BaiF CoA transferase family protein: protein MPPSDYDQEKRKPALEGIRVLDLATFVAAPFAATLMSEFGAEVIKIEHPKGGDPWRRYGTPTEDGDSLAWKSESRNKRSLTLDLGDARGREVFKRLAASADVVAENFRPGKLESWDLGWDALGEVNPRLVLLRVSGFGQTGPYRDRPGFARIAHAFGGLTHLAGMPDGPPVTPGSTSLADYITGLFGAVGVLVALRARDRDGLGQVVDVSLYESIFRVLDEIAPAYAATGRVRGREGLKTLYACPHGQYQTAEGHWVAVACTSDRMFARFAEMMGQPELAAEDRFGNVQKRLAALDEVDGIVTDYIRSQPREAFLARCLDFGVPAAPVNTIADIFADPHIRERGTLLEVDDGAGGTITVPNVVARLSETPGQVRASGPALGEATDTVLREMAGLSDDDIRALREAGVI from the coding sequence ATGCCGCCTAGCGACTATGACCAGGAAAAGCGTAAACCCGCGCTCGAAGGCATCCGCGTTCTCGACCTCGCCACCTTCGTCGCAGCGCCGTTTGCCGCCACGCTCATGTCCGAGTTCGGCGCGGAGGTCATCAAGATCGAGCATCCCAAGGGCGGTGATCCGTGGCGACGCTATGGGACGCCCACCGAGGATGGCGACAGTCTGGCGTGGAAGAGCGAGTCGCGGAACAAGCGCTCCCTGACGCTGGATCTGGGCGATGCACGCGGGCGCGAGGTGTTCAAGCGGTTGGCGGCAAGTGCGGACGTGGTCGCGGAGAACTTTCGGCCGGGGAAGCTGGAGTCATGGGATCTTGGATGGGACGCTCTCGGCGAGGTCAACCCGCGCCTTGTCCTGCTGCGCGTCTCGGGCTTCGGCCAGACCGGACCTTACCGCGACCGGCCGGGCTTCGCGCGGATCGCGCACGCGTTCGGCGGACTGACGCACCTCGCCGGGATGCCGGACGGCCCGCCTGTCACCCCCGGCTCGACCTCGCTGGCGGACTACATCACAGGGCTGTTCGGCGCGGTCGGCGTGCTGGTGGCGCTACGCGCGCGGGACCGCGATGGGCTGGGCCAGGTGGTCGACGTCTCGCTCTACGAGTCGATCTTCCGCGTGCTCGACGAGATCGCGCCGGCTTACGCCGCCACCGGGCGGGTCCGTGGGCGCGAGGGGCTGAAGACGCTTTATGCCTGCCCGCATGGCCAGTACCAGACCGCCGAGGGCCACTGGGTCGCGGTCGCCTGCACGTCCGACAGGATGTTCGCACGCTTCGCCGAGATGATGGGCCAGCCGGAACTGGCGGCCGAGGATCGCTTCGGCAATGTGCAAAAGCGGCTGGCCGCGCTCGACGAGGTGGACGGCATCGTCACGGACTATATCCGCTCGCAGCCGCGCGAGGCGTTTCTGGCGCGCTGCCTCGACTTCGGGGTGCCCGCCGCGCCCGTGAATACTATCGCCGACATCTTCGCCGATCCGCATATCCGCGAGCGCGGCACGCTGCTGGAGGTTGATGACGGCGCGGGCGGGACCATCACGGTGCCGAATGTCGTCGCCCGGCTGTCCGAGACGCCGGGCCAGGTGCGTGCGAGCGGCCCTGCGCTGGGCGAGGCGACCGATACGGTGCTGCGCGAGATGGCCGGGCTGTCCGACGATGACATCCGCGCGCTGCGCGAAGCTGGCGTGATCTAG
- the polX gene encoding DNA polymerase/3'-5' exonuclease PolX, translating into MPVHNSDIAEAFRRLADLLEIEGGNQYRVRAYRNAAATVEGLPHDAARMIEQGADLSELPGIGEDLAGKIETLIETGELPLLEEVEGRVPEGLAEITHVSGIGPKRAWKLYEELGIETIEALRKAAEAGEIRDIEGFGEKTEQNIIDALGRFEGGEKRLRLMDAEHIAEPLLDYVREIDGVKQAIIAGSYRRQKETVGDLDILVTAKRGSDVMDRFVKYDEVDEVVSKGETRSTVVLQSGFHVDLRVVAEVSYGAALFYFTGSKAHNIVVRKRAIDRGWKLNEYGLFEDNERIAGKTEEEVYEKLDLPFIPPLLRENRGEIEAAENGELPDLVQLDDIRGDLHCHTKWSDGKFTLREMAEAAKDKGYAFLGITDHSKSQTVAGGLSEDGLAKQIDEIDELNEELDGIRLLKGSEVDILENGKLDFSDNILAQLDYVICAIHGGFNLSREKQTERVLRAMDNKHFNILAHATGRLINERAPYEIDLDRIMTEAEDRGCFLELNAHPNRLDIDDARCKMARDMGLMVPIGTDAHSINGLETMRFGVAQAGRGWLEAKDVLNTRAPDELLKLMRR; encoded by the coding sequence ATGCCCGTTCACAACTCGGACATCGCCGAAGCGTTTCGGCGGCTGGCCGACCTGCTGGAAATCGAGGGCGGCAACCAGTACCGCGTGCGCGCCTATCGTAACGCCGCCGCAACGGTTGAGGGGCTACCGCATGACGCGGCCCGGATGATCGAACAGGGGGCAGATCTGTCCGAATTGCCCGGCATCGGCGAGGACTTGGCGGGTAAGATCGAGACGCTGATCGAGACAGGCGAACTGCCGCTGCTCGAAGAGGTCGAGGGGCGGGTGCCAGAGGGGCTGGCCGAAATCACGCATGTCTCGGGCATCGGGCCGAAGCGCGCCTGGAAGCTTTACGAAGAGCTGGGTATCGAGACGATCGAGGCGCTGCGCAAGGCTGCCGAGGCCGGTGAGATCCGGGACATCGAAGGCTTCGGCGAGAAGACCGAACAGAACATCATCGACGCCTTGGGTCGCTTCGAAGGCGGCGAAAAGCGTCTGCGGCTGATGGATGCCGAGCACATCGCCGAGCCGCTTCTGGATTATGTCCGGGAGATCGACGGCGTGAAGCAGGCCATCATCGCCGGCAGCTACCGCCGTCAGAAGGAAACCGTGGGCGACCTCGACATCCTCGTCACCGCCAAGCGCGGCAGCGACGTGATGGACCGCTTCGTTAAATATGACGAGGTCGATGAGGTCGTCTCGAAGGGCGAGACGCGCTCCACCGTCGTGCTGCAATCCGGCTTTCACGTCGATCTGCGCGTCGTCGCGGAGGTCAGCTACGGCGCGGCGCTGTTCTATTTCACCGGCTCGAAGGCGCACAACATCGTGGTGCGCAAGCGCGCGATCGACCGCGGCTGGAAGCTCAACGAATACGGCCTGTTCGAGGATAATGAGCGCATCGCCGGCAAGACCGAGGAGGAGGTGTACGAGAAGCTCGACTTGCCGTTCATTCCGCCTTTGCTTCGCGAAAATCGCGGGGAGATCGAGGCCGCGGAGAACGGTGAACTGCCCGACTTGGTCCAGCTGGACGACATTCGCGGAGACCTGCACTGCCACACCAAGTGGAGCGACGGAAAATTCACCCTGCGCGAGATGGCCGAGGCTGCCAAGGACAAGGGTTATGCGTTCCTCGGCATCACCGATCACTCGAAGAGCCAGACGGTCGCCGGCGGGCTCAGCGAGGACGGCCTCGCCAAGCAGATCGACGAAATCGACGAACTCAATGAGGAACTGGACGGTATCCGCCTTCTCAAGGGCAGCGAGGTCGACATCCTGGAGAACGGCAAGCTGGACTTCAGCGACAATATCCTGGCGCAACTCGACTACGTCATTTGCGCGATTCACGGCGGCTTCAACCTGTCCCGCGAAAAGCAGACCGAGCGGGTGCTGCGCGCCATGGACAACAAGCACTTCAACATCCTCGCGCACGCTACGGGCCGGCTGATCAACGAGCGCGCGCCTTACGAGATCGACCTGGACCGGATCATGACCGAGGCGGAGGATCGCGGCTGTTTCCTTGAGCTGAACGCTCACCCGAACCGTCTCGATATCGACGATGCACGATGCAAGATGGCCCGCGACATGGGGCTGATGGTCCCGATCGGCACGGATGCGCATTCCATCAACGGGCTGGAGACCATGCGCTTCGGCGTGGCGCAGGCGGGTCGCGGCTGGCTTGAGGCGAAGGACGTGCTGAACACGCGCGCGCCCGACGAGCTGCTCAAGCTTATGAGGCGGTAG